AGGTGCTCGCGTAGGCGCCCGACCGGATGTAGCTGCCGGGCAGCGTCTCGATGGCGCTGGCGCCCAGGGCGCCCTTCACCTCGAAGGAGATGGCGAGCTCGTCGCGGAAGCCCACCGAGAAGGGGACGGGATCGGACACCACGAGCGCGCGGGCACCCACGGAGAAGCCCGCGGAGCCCGCGAACGTCACCGCCACCGGGCTCGAGGCCAGCGCGCCATTGGCTCCTGCCTTGGCGACCGTGGCCTTGCTCAGCGTCAGGGCGCCGTCCCCCGAGCGGAACGTGAGCCGCACGCGTTGGCCCGGACGTCCCACCGGCACGCGCAGGCGCACGGTGAGGGTGCCGCTGGTCGCCTGGGACGTGCTGTAGGACCAGCGCAGCGCCTGGTGGAAGCCGGGTTGGAACATCGGTGGGGCAGGGCGCGGCTCGCTCGCCTGCTCGTCATCGGGCTTCACCGGGGCCACGACGATGACATCTGGCAGTGGCTGCTCCTGGGGAGGCGGCGTCTCCAGCGCGGGGGGCTCCTCCTCGACGCTGGGAGGCTCCACGGCCGGTCCGTCCGACGGCCCGCATCCCACCATCAGGAGCGCCCACGTCCACACCGCCCACCGCGTTCGTCCGTATCCACCCATACCCACCCCTCCGATCGCGCCCAGAGGGTGTGCACGCTTCCGGCCGATGGGGAGATGCACCCGCGTCGGAATCGCGGCCCGGAAACCCGGAAAACGAGACAACCTCCCCCCGTCACGCGGACGGGAGGAGGCTGGAAGACTTCAGGTGTGCCCGGGCATCACGGCAGGATGCGGGCGAACAGGTTCCACTTGCGGCTGGTGGCGGCCTGGTTGTCCAGCCAGGTGGACACGCCGATCAGGCCCGCCATGCTGATGATGCTGAAGAGGCCCAGGCCGTTGACGAGGCGGGTGGCGTTCTTGACGTCTTGCGGCGCCTCGGGCGAGGCCTTGTAGCCCGAGTCCATGGGGATGCCATCCTTGAGCGCGCGCTTGGCGAGGAAGCCACCGCTCAGCAGGTTGACGAAGCCGCTGACGAGCGTGGCGCCCATCAGGAAGTCCTTGGCGATGACGAGCTTGCGCGCCTGGGGCGAGATGACGCGGCCGCTGATGGCGGTGCGGCCCACCAGCCAGGTGAGGGCGGCGGTCCCGATGCTCAGGGCATTGATGATGTTGTAGCCATTCCACGCCGTGTTGACGAGCTTGGCGCGCTCCTGCTTGTCGCTGATGAGCTTGGCCGACGGGTTGAGGGCCGCCTGGCCGAAGAGCGAGCCACCAAAGCCCACGGCGAGGCCGAGGTTGTGAAGGACATAGGCGCTGGTGGTGAGAACGGGTGTCATCATGGGAGAACCCCTCCGTACTGCGTGTGTGGTGTGACGCTGAAGCTACACACGCCCCACATGTCGGCATCGGCCCCGGGGGCCTATCGCCTGGTGGGCGAGGAAGGGGCCGGCGTGGATCATCCCGGCCCCTCGGGCTCACTGCATGAGCGAGCACGCCTCATCGCGCTGCCAGAGGGTCTCTCGGGAGGCACGGGACAGGTCGCTCGGGCGCGGCCCATGGGGAGGGCCCTGCGCCTCGGCGCCGGAGTCGATGAGGGCCTGGTTCACCACTTCCTCGAACTCGCTCAGCTCCGCGCATTTGGAGAGGAAGGCGGTTACCCCGGGAGCGTGCGGGTCCGTCGCGGCGCTGTGCATGATGATGGGGATGTCGCGCAGCACCTCGTCCTGGACGAGGTGCTGGCACAACTCCACTCCCGTCATGCGCGGCATCTGCCAGTCGGTCACCACCAGATCCGGATGCCGTTGCTGGGCAAGGTGCAGCGCTTCGCGTCCATCCCGGGCGCGCAATACCCGATGATCCATCAACTCCAGGACCTCCGTGTAGAGATCGAGGAACTCGATTTCGTCATCGACTAGCAAAATGGTGCTCATGGCCGCACCGGTCCCTTTCACGTCGCAGCGGTGAGAACGTTTCGCCTCGACCAGGAGGGCCGTCCGGGCACACCACTTCATGACCGGTTCGTCGTCCGCTCACTGGGTGACATGTATGATTTGGTACGCAGGTCCTTGAAAGACCAGCGTTTCCACCGGGTGGCCCGCTTGCCCCGCCGGTGGAGGCGGAAGGGTCTGGGGGCATAGTGCCAAGTCCCTTGCCCGAGGATGGACGGGAGGACGAGGCAGCCAGTCAGGCGAGCGCTTCCTGGGACGGTGGGGGTCGCGGGCTCCTGGCTCTTGCGTTGCGAGAGCGGGCCGCACGCGACATGCCGCGGTGCGATGGGACTATGGGGGGGATTGCCGAGGGCTTCCGGGACAGCAGGGCTGGAATCTTCCATCGACTCCAGGCCCGGTCGCCGCCACCGGCGCCCATCGAGCGGTTTCACTCGGTTTCACATCTCCAGCGGCGGCTGGGGACCGGGGATGATGCCCGCGATATCGGGATCCTCCTCACCCGGCAGCCGGGCGGGCCGGGCATCCCGGTCGCGCTGCCGCTCGGCCTTCTTGGCCTCCTTGTCGCGCTGCTTCTGCTGACGGGCCATTTCCTTCTGTCTCTTCGTGGACCTTCCCTGCATGGTTGCTCCGGGGAAAGAGGAAAAAAGAAGCCCGACCTCTTGAGAGGCCGGGCCTCATGAACTGAAAAGTAAGGTGCGGCGTGCGGCGGATCAGCCGGTGACGCGCACGTTCTCGGCCTGCAGTCCCTTGGGGCCGCGCTTCACGTCGAACTCCACCCGCTGGCCCTCGGCCAGGGTGCGGAAGCCGTCCGACTGGATGGCGGTGTGGTGGCAGAACACATCCTCGCCACCATCCTGCGCGATGAAACCGAAGCCCTTCGAATCGTTGAACCACTTCACGGTGCCAGTTGCCATTGCCTTGATGCTTTCCGGTACAGCAGGGCGTCCAATCGCCAAACTGTTCGCTCTCGCGAGCGTTGATCGGACCTATAACCCGCTCCCCCGTGAAGTCGAGCCAGGAAATCTCCCAGCGGCATTTTCACGACAGTCGGGTGGGGATCGCGACCTGCTGGAAAACGCGCCTGGTCCGTTTTCTCTTCCAGCCGGAAGGTGCATCCGGACCTCCCTGGTCTGCCTGCTCTCCGTGCAGCCCCTGGTGCGTTCGCCGGAGCGGACGGTTTGAATGGGGACGGGGGCGCCCTCGTCGGAGGAGGCCAGATACAGTTTCCGCATTCCCTCCGAGAGATGACTCCATGAAAGCCCTGTTCGCCGCCCTGGCCCTGCTCACCGCGTTCGCCGCCTCCGCCCAGACCCCTCCTCCCTCGGCTGAGGCCACGGGCTTGGCGCCTCCGGGTGTTTCCGCGAGTGCGCGCTCCGGTGACGCCGAGTCCTGGCGCGGGGGCAGGAGCACACAGGTGGTGGTCGAGCGCGAGGACCTGGAGCGGCGCCTGGCCCGTCTGGAATCACTGCTGAAGGAGTCCGAGCGTGGCCGGCGCGGCGATGGCCGGCTGAACGAGGCGTACCAGGAGCTCGCCGCCCTGCGCCAGGTGGTGGCCCGCGCACCCGAGGCGCGCGGTGGCTACAACGGCCCGCCGTCACGTCCGCCCGCTCCGCCCTCGCCCGCGGTCTCGGCCGTCTCGGAGCAGCGGCTGCGCGACATCCTCAACGCCGTGTCGCGCGAGTCCTTCTCCTCGGAGAAGCTGCGCGTCCTCGAGACGGCCAGCCGAGGGGACTACTTCCTCGTGAGCCAGGTGGCGCGGGCGGTCGACCAGTTCTCCTTCTCCGCGGACCGGCTGTCCGTGGTGCGCATGTTGTGGCCGCGCGTGCTGGATCGGCAGAACGGCTACCAGCTCAACGGCTCGTTCTCGTTCTCCAACGACAAGCAGGAACTGCAGCGCATCATCTCCGGCTGAGCCTGGAGCGGGCGGCCCCCAAGCCCCTGGTTTTCGCGGGCGCGCGTTCGCTGGTTGAATGCGCCCCCCGATGCGTTCCGTCTTCCCCCTCCGCCGCGTGACGCTCCTGGCCCTGCTGGGAGCGGTGCTGCTCTCGGTCCCGCTCTCCCTGCATCCCCTGCTCCGGGGGCTGTCGCTCGTGGCCCGCGCCTCTGGCCGGGACGAGGGCCTGGCCGGGCACCTCGCGCGGTGGGACACCCAGCCCATCACCGTGGAGGATACTCCCGTGCCCTCGCGCCATGGGCCCCTGCGTGCCCGTGTCTTCCGCCCCGCGCGGCCCGGAGGGCGCACCGTGCTGCTCATCCCCGGAGTGCACGCGGAGGGCATCGACGAGCCCCGCCTGGACGCGCTCGCGCGGCAGCTCGCCACCGGGGGCCTCACCGTCCTCACCCTCGAGCTGCCGGATCTGCTGCGCTACCAGCTCACCCCGCGCGAGCCGGACATGATCGAGGACGCCGCGCTCTGGGCCTCCGCGCGGCCGGAGCTCGCGCCCGACGGACGCGTGGGCCTCATGGGCATCAGCTTCTCGGGGGGGCTGTCGCTCGTGGCCGCGGGGAGGCCCGCGCTCGCGGACAAGGTGGCCTTCACCTTCTCGCTCGGGGGACATGGCGACCTCACGCGGGTGCTCGCCTTCCTGTGCACGGGCATCCAGGCGGATGGCGTGCACCGCGCGCCGCATGACTATGGCGTCGTCATCCTCCTGCTCAACGTGGCCGGGCAGCTCGTGCCCGCGGAGCAGGTGGAGCCGCTGCGCGCGGGCATCCTCACCTTCCTGCGCGCCTCGCACCTGGCCATGCACGACGCGCGGCGGGCGGCGGAGACGTTCGCCGAGGCCCGCCGCCTGCAAGCGGAGCTGCCCGAGCCCGCCGCCACCCTGCTGCGGCACGTGAACGAGCGGAACGTGGCCGCGCTCGGGCCACTGCTGTTGCCGCACGTGAAGGACTTCGCCAGCGCCCGGGCCCTGTCCCCCGAGCACTCGCCCGCGCCCTCCTCGCCCGTCTTCCTGCTGCATGGCACGGACGACACCGTCATCCCCGCCATCGAGTCCGAGCGCCTCGCGCGGGTGCTGGAGCCCCGGACACACGTGCGCCTGTTGCTCACGCCCCTCATCACCCACGCGGAGATGGACCGGGTGGCGGCCCCCCCGGATGTCTGGCGGCTCGCGGACTTCTGGGCGGCCCTGCTCGGCGCGTAGGGCCGGGCCCTCAGGCCGGGGGCAGTCCCAGCATTTCTCGCACCTGCGCGAGCATCTCCTGCTCGGACACGTGCACCGAGGCGTCGGTCTCGATGA
This sequence is a window from Cystobacter ferrugineus. Protein-coding genes within it:
- a CDS encoding response regulator, whose translation is MSTILLVDDEIEFLDLYTEVLELMDHRVLRARDGREALHLAQQRHPDLVVTDWQMPRMTGVELCQHLVQDEVLRDIPIIMHSAATDPHAPGVTAFLSKCAELSEFEEVVNQALIDSGAEAQGPPHGPRPSDLSRASRETLWQRDEACSLMQ
- a CDS encoding DUF4476 domain-containing protein, encoding MKALFAALALLTAFAASAQTPPPSAEATGLAPPGVSASARSGDAESWRGGRSTQVVVEREDLERRLARLESLLKESERGRRGDGRLNEAYQELAALRQVVARAPEARGGYNGPPSRPPAPPSPAVSAVSEQRLRDILNAVSRESFSSEKLRVLETASRGDYFLVSQVARAVDQFSFSADRLSVVRMLWPRVLDRQNGYQLNGSFSFSNDKQELQRIISG
- a CDS encoding cold-shock protein → MATGTVKWFNDSKGFGFIAQDGGEDVFCHHTAIQSDGFRTLAEGQRVEFDVKRGPKGLQAENVRVTG